The Arachis hypogaea cultivar Tifrunner chromosome 19, arahy.Tifrunner.gnm2.J5K5, whole genome shotgun sequence genome has a window encoding:
- the LOC112776510 gene encoding uncharacterized protein, with product MQQQEQEQPQQQQQQPPLRRREEEHASLSPSTKLSAQNHLEAGPDPYRRTRPEGSDRSPVVPQRNLSPLKVDGVRRVGSGNKGVSDGFEGKDYDWHSGCRRSGQPRSRSPPVELVRKRAHFDDGTGHGNCSPPPVGLRPRYEQSQTMDFCVDDENLDAKRVYGDREKEFIDSRFGGGHGMVDHKFVMRENEAGGSYRSIADMGLAPRYEETDMGVAPRYEENDGHLPPQSRSVPMARFDHERPQRRDPLPMDKTHIAASHNEAEKTMYHARGVSYYAVSPPYTKDFAGTSHIRGYGNSSIEMSRSDFLRSRGNGVYLRTSYDVPRSSGKLAEPVGFNGHGQRPSVHTSRDPEIGQRSMMCHQQCEFSPARAEHADFINSKLQVNSAQDERVYQYDDIPRRVAPHGRVDYEQPLMDYDNRELSGPYISHPDLDRTEKSEDSYGYQRRVVLHDHPPLQRPRYSDYHDMRRTSNAPSQGETYSHSGFSYPEIGKRIPQDHKVSYLGAPEVDRLSNPRSEFESRRDGGSGLHQERFHSPPLSMPNSGTYRQAVRVQEMRQDFGNHGHPDRFLKRKYNANDEADVHDFRRIRSSKWDGAEEFQDLYESEEWVDDEDMDMTYSSGDIGSNHNMYVKYKSKYNELEYDDFPSDDWILPQESMGHVQRHSIRYQKSSSQNIKHHPRASTASWYKSQQHSKRNAIHKQPKVWKKYHGYDESKHTTNDESSEDWVCATESEPTEGSEEFEQMVHEAFLMFSKRLNLNSSVYRRYRDQGKAGSLYCIVCGRSSSKEFMDTQRLVTHAFMSHKVGLRTKHLGLHRAICVLMGWDTIVPQDTVTWVPQILPHSEAMAQKEDLIIWPPITIIHNISMYDDNPQNWKVVSMETIESFLRGKGFVRGRIKLCLGKPADQSVILVKFLGTFGGLGDAERLHRYLSDNNHGRTEFERVKSEGIKSCNIKETSEGDRVEKILYGYVGIAEDLDKLDFNSKKWSMVKSRKEIEDLDNAPVKPDERR from the exons atgcaacaacaagaacaagagcaaccacagcaacagcaacaacaaccaccactCAGAAGACGCGAGGAGGAGCATGCTTCGCTGTCTCCATCTACGAAGCTGAGTGCTCAGAACCATCTCGAAGCGGGTCCCGACCCTTACCGGAGGACCCGCCCTGAGGGCTCAGACCGATCACCGGTTGTCCCGCAGAGGAATTTGAGCCCACTGAAGGTTGATGGAGTGAGAAGGGTTGGTTCTGGAAATAAAGGGGTTAGTGATGGTTTTGAAGGAAAGGATTATGATTGGCATTCGGGTTGTCGAAGGAGTGGCCAGCCCCGGTCAAGGTCCCCACCTGTTGAACTAGTCAGGAAAAGGGCACATTTTGATGATGGGACTGGGCATGGGAACTGTTCACCACCGCCTGTGGGGTTGAGACCAAGATATGAGCAGTCACAGACCATGGATTTCTGTGTTGATGATGAAAATCTGGATGCAAAGCGAGTTTATGGTGATAGAGAGAAAGAATTCATTGATAGCAGGTTTGGTGGTGGGCATGGTATGGTGGATCACAAGTTTGTGATGCGTGAAAATGAGGCAGGAGGTTCGTATAGGTCAATTGCGGATATGGGTTTAGCTCCAAGGTATGAAGAAACTGACATGGGTGTAGCTCCACGGTATGAAGAAAATGACGGGCACTTGCCCCCGCAGTCTAGGAGTGTTCCTATGGCTAGGTTTGACCATGAAAGGCCACAACGAAGAGACCCTCTACCTATGGATAAGACACACATTGCAGCATCCCACAATGAGGCTGAGAAAACTATGTATCATGCAAGGGGTGTCTCATATTATGCAGTTTCTCCCCCTTATACAAAGGATTTTGCAGGCACTTCTCACATCCGTGGTTATGGAAACTCCTCCATAGAAATGTCAAGGAGTGATTTTCTACGTTCACGTGGTAATGGAGTTTATTTGCGTACATCTTATGATGTGCCAAGGAGCAGTGGAAAACTAGCAGAACCTGTAGGATTTAATGGACATGGGCAAAGGCCATCAGTACACACTAGTAGAGATCCTGAAATTGGGCAGAGGAGTATGATGTGCCACCAACAGTGTGAGTTTAGTCCTGCTAGGGCTGAGCATGCGGATTTTATTAATTCTAAATTACAGGTTAATTCAGCACAGGATGAGCGTGTATATCAGTATGATGATATACCTAGAAGAGTAGCTCCTCATGGTCGAGTAGACTATGAGCAACCATTAATGGATTATGATAATAGGGAGTTATCCGGACCTTATATCTCACATCCAGATTTAGATAGAACTGAAAAGAGTGAAGATTCTTATGGCTATCAAAGGAGGGTTGTTTTACATGACCACCCTCCATTACAAAGGCCAAGGTATTCTGACTATCATGATATGAGAAGAACATCAAATGCACCGTCACAAGGTGAGACCTATTCACATTCTGGGTTTAGTTATCCTGAAATTGGAAAGAGAATACCACAAGATCATAAAGTTTCATATCTGGGTGCGCCAGAGGTTGATCGATTATCAAATCCGAGATCAGAATTTGAATCTCGAAGAGATGGAGGTTCAGGACTTCATCAAGAAAGGTTTCACAGTCCTCCTTTGTCTATGCCTAATTCTGGAACCTACAGACAAGCTGTCAGAGTGCAAGAAATGAGACAGGATTTTGGCAATCATGGCCATCCagatagatttttgaaaagaaaatacaacGCTAATGATGAAGCTGATGTGCATGATTTTAGAAGAATAAGATCAAGTAAATGGGATGGAGCCGAAGAATTTCAAGATTTATATGAAAGTGAAGAGTGGGTAGATGATGAAGATATGGATATGACGTATTCATCTGGTGATATTGGATCCAACCATAACATGTATGTGAAGTATAAGAGTAAGTACAATGAGTTGGAGTATGATGATTTTCCATCTGATGACTGGATATTACCTCAAGAGTCTATGGGACATGTACAAAGACATTCGATTCGGTATCAGAAGTCTTCCAGTCAAAATATAAAGCATCATCCAAGGGCTAGTACTGCAAGCTGGTATAAATCCCAGCAACATTCTAAAAGAAATGCAATTCATAAGCAACCTAAAGTTTGGAAAAAGTATCATGGTTACGATGAAAGTAAGCATACAACTAATGATGAATCATCTGAAGATTGGGTTTGTGCCACAGAATCTGAACCAACTGAGGGCTCTGAAGAGTTTGAACAAATGGTTCATGAGGCTTTCTTAATGTTCTCCAAGAGGTTGAATCTGAACTCATCTGTCTATAGAAGGTACCGGGATCAAGGAAAAGCTGGTAGTTTGTACTGCATTGTATGTGGCAGAAG CTCCTCGAAGGAGTTCATGGACACTCAACGCCTAGTTACCCATGCTTTTATGTCCCATAAGGTTGGGCTTAGAACAAAGCATTTGGGTCTTCACAGAGCAATTTGTGTTCTGATGGGATGGGATACTATTGTTCCTCAAGATACAGTGACTTGGGTTCCCCAGATATTGCCTCATTCAGAAGCTATGGCTCAAAAGGAGGATTTGATTATCTGGCCTCCAATTACCATCATCCATAACATATCAATGTATGATGACAATCCACAGAACTGGAAGGTTGTGAGCATGGAAACGATTGAATCTTTCCTAAGAG GTAAAGGCTTTGTAAGGGGAAGAATCAAATTATGCCTAGGGAAGCCTGCGGATCAAAGCGTTATCTTGGTGAAATTCCTCGGTACCTTTGGTGGTCTGGGAGATGCAGAGAGGCTTCACAGATATCTTTCTGACAATAATCATGGCAGGACTGAATTTGAGAGAGTAAAATCTGAAGGCATCAAAAGCTGCAACATCAAAGAAACAAGTGAAGGAGACAGAGTGGAGAAGATTCTTTATGGTTATGTTGGAATTGCAGAGGATTTGGACAAACTAGATTTCAATAGTAAGAAATGGAGTATGGTAAAGAGCAGGAAGGAGATAGAGGACCTGGACAATGCTCCTGTTAAACCTGACGAGAGGCGATAG
- the LOC112775459 gene encoding pleiotropic drug resistance protein 2 — translation MEMEESLESGEIMSSIRRSIGIGSSSRRSWASASGRGGSEVWSKEREGEDDEEELKWAAIERLPTFERMRKSIVKQVLENGSSNYEEIDIFKLGINEKKRFLEAMLRTVEQDNEKFLSRMRDRIDRVGIEIAKVEVRFEHLFVEGDAYKGTRALPTLFNSTLNALETVLRSIKIFPSNKSVVKILQDVSGIIKPARMTLLLGPPGSGKTTLLKALAGKLDRDLRASGRVTYNGHELSEFVPQRTCAYISEQNLHHGEMTVRETLDFSGRCLGVGTRFELLVELTRREKQSGIKPDPEIDAFMKATAVEGQETSLITDYVLKLLGLEICADTLVGDQMRRGISGGEKRRLTTGEMLVGPAKVFLMDGISTGLDSSTTFQIVKFLRQLVHIMDVTMIISLLQPAPEAYDLFDDIILLSEGQIVYQGPRENVLDFFESVGFKCPERKGVADFLQEVTSRKDQEQYWFKRDTPYHYISVSEFVAHFYNYRIGQKLCEDLQVPFDRSKSHPAALVQEKYGIPKLELFKACFAREWLLIKRSSFIYIFKTTQIMIMSLIAMTVFFRTTMKHGQLQDGGKFYGALFFSLINIMFNGMAELALTIFRLPVFFKQRDLLFFPAWAFALPVWIFRIPLSFIESGLWVCLTYYTIGFAPPASRFFRQFLAFFCVHQMALSLFRFIAALGRTQIVANTLGTFTLLLVFVLGGFIIARDDIEPWMIWGYYASPMMYGQNAIAINEFLDKRWSAPNTDPRIPEPTVGKALLRARGMFTEDYWYWISVGALLGFSLLFNICFIAALTFLNPFGESKSIIVDDEDKTEGTTKQSTELAERSNPEDSKAKRGMVLPFRPLSLAFNHVNYYINMPSEVKKQGVEENRLQLLRNVSGAFRPGLLTALVGVTGAGKTTLMDVLAGRKTGGYIEGSIYISGYPKNQETFARVSGYCEQNDIHSPNLTVYESVVFSAWLRLGKEINKETKMMFVEEVMKLVELNLVRNFLVGLPAINGLSTEQRKRLTIAVELVANPSIIFMDEPTSGLDARAAAVVMRTVRNTVDTGRTVVCTIHQPSIDIFEAFDELLLMKRGGQIIYGGPLGLHSQKLIEYFEAIPGVPKIRDGYNPATWMLEISSPAVESQLGVDFAELYNKSELYQRNQELIEELSTPLPGTKDLYFPTRYSQSFITQCKACFWKQQMSYWRNPTYNVIRFFMTIAVGIIFGFIFWKKGDKTETEQDLINLVGAMYTTIFFLGSTNTNAVQPVVAIERTVFYRERAAGMYSALPYAIAQVAIECIYVAIQTMIYTLIIHSMMGFLWHADKFFWLYYFIFISFVYFTLYGMMTVALTPNHQIAAIVMSFFLMFWNMFAGFLIRKSQIPIWWRWFYWASPPAWTIYGLLTSQIGDKDSPVAVPGSGTLSVRHYLEKQMGYHYNFLGEVAVAHVAFVLIFLFVFAYSIRYLNFQTR, via the exons ATGGAAATGGAGGAATCATTGGAATCAGGTGAGATTATGAGTAGTATAAGGAGGAGCATAGGGATAGGATCATCAAGCAGGAGGAGCTGGGCATCGGCGAGTGGGCGCGGGGGAAGCGAGGTGTGgagcaaagaaagagaaggagaagatgatGAGGAAGAGCTCAAGTGGGCAGCCATAGAgaggctaccaacgtttgagagGATGAGAAAGAGCATAGTCAAGCAAGTTCTTGAGAATGGAAGCTCTAACTATGAAGAAATTGATATATTCAAGCTTGGTATCAATGAAAAGAAGAGGTTCTTGGAAGCTATGCTCAGAACTGTTGAACAAGATAATGAGAAGTTCCTCTCCAGAATGAGGGACAGGATTGACAG GGTGGGTATAGAGATTGCTAAGGTTGAAGTTCGATTTGAGCATTTGTTTGTAGAAGGTGATGCATATAAAGGAACCAGAGCATTGCCAACACTATTCAACTCCACACTCAATGCTCTTGAG ACAGTTCTTAGATCAATTAAAATTTTCCCCTCAAATAAAAGTGTTGTGAAGATACTACAAGATGTTAGTGGAATCATCAAGCCagcaag AATGACCTTGCTTTTGGGGCCTCCAGGATCAGGAAAAACTACACTGCTGAAGGCACTTGCTGGGAAATTGGACAGGGATTTAAGG GCATCAGGAAGAGTCACCTACAATGGTCATGAGTTATCAGAGTTTGTTCCTCAAAGAACATGTGCTTATATCAGTGAGCAAAATCTTCATCATGGAGAAATGACAGTGAGAGAGACATTAGACTTTTCGGGACGCTGCTTGGGAGTTGGAACGAGGTTTGAACTATTGGTGGAGTTGACAAGAAGAGAAAAGCAATCAGGAATCAAGCCGGATCCCGAGATAGATGCTTTCATGAAAGCTACAGCAGTTGAAGGTCAAGAAACAAGTCTCATTACAGATTATGTTCTTAAG CTTCTTGGATTGGAAATATGTGCTGATACTTTGGTAGGAGATCAGATGAGAAGGGGAATATCCGGAGGAGAAAAAAGGCGGTTAACTACCG GTGAGATGTTGGTAGGACCTGCAAAAGTTTTCTTAATGGATGGGATCTCGACCGGTTTGGATAGCTCCACAACATTCCAAATAGTCAAATTCTTGAGGCAACTAGTTCATATCATGGATGTTACAATGATAATCTCGCTTCTGCAACCTGCACCAGAAGCTTATGATCTCTTTGATGACATAATCTTGCTTTCAGAAGGCCAGATTGTCTACCAAGGACCACGCGAAAATGTTCTTGATTTTTTCGAAAGCGTAGGCTTCAAATGCCCGGAAAGGAAAGGAGTTGCTGACTTTTTACAGGAGGTTACTTCCAGAAAGGATCAAGAGCAGTACTGGTTCAAAAGGGACACACCTTATCATTATATCAGTGTTTCTGAGTTTGTAGCTCACTTCTATAATTACAGAATTGGCCAAAAGCTTTGTGAAGATCTTCAGGTTCCTTTCGACCGCAGTAAATCTCATCCTGCTGCTTTGGTTCAAGAAAAATATGGGATACCAAAGTTAGAACTCTTCAAGGCTTGCTTTGCTAGAGAATGGCTACTGATAAAGCGCAGCTCTTTTATATACATATTCAAGACAACTCAGATCATGATCATGTCTTTGATTGCTATGACAGTGTTCTTTAGAACAACAATGAAACATGGCCAACTTCAGGATGGGGGAAAATTTTATGGTGCATTGTTCTTCAGTCTCATCAATATAATGTTCAATGGAATGGCTGAGCTTGCTTTGACTATTTTTAGGCTTCCTGTTTTCTTCAAGCAGAGAGATTTGTTGTTTTTTCCGGCTTGGGCTTTCGCACTTCCAGTATGGATATTTCGGATCCCTCTATCTTTCATTGAGTCAGGGTTATGGGTTTGCCTTACTTATTACACTATAGGGTTTGCTCCACCTGCAAGTAG GTTTTTTCGTCAGTTCTTAGCATTCTTCTGTGTTCATCAGATGGCTTTATCACTTTTCCGATTCATTGCGGCTCTAGGAAGAACACAAATTGTGGCAAATACACTTGGTACCTTTACACTGCTACTTGTTTTTGTGCTTGGTGGATTCATTATAGCCAGAG ATGATATTGAACCTTGGATGATATGGGGCTATTATGCTTCTCCAATGATGTATGGTCAAAATGCCATTGCCATCAATGAATTCCTTGACAAGAGATGGAGTGCT CCTAATACGGACCCCAGAATTCCTGAGCCTACAGTTGGGAAGGCTCTTCTCAGGGCTAGAGGCATGTTTACAGAAGACTATTGGTACTGGATTTCTGTTGGTGCTCTCCTAGGCTTTTCGCTACTCTTCAACATTTGTTTCATCGCTGCTCTGACATTTCTGAATC CATTTGGTGAGTCCAAATCAATTATTGTGGATGATGAAGACAAGACGGAGGGAACTACAAAACAGA GCACTGAGTTAGCAGAAAGAAGCAACCCAGAGGATTCAAAAGCCAAGAGGGGAATGGTGTTACCCTTTCGGCCCCTATCGCTTGCATTCAATCACGTGAACTACTACATCAATATGCCATCT GAAGTTAAAAAACAAGGAGTTGAAGAGAATCGGTTACAATTACTAAGGAATGTTAGTGGAGCTTTCAGGCCTGGATTACTAACAGCATTAGTAGGTGTAACTGGTGCTGGAAAAACTACATTGATGGATGTTCTTGCAGGAAGAAAAACTGGTGGTTACATAGAAGGAAGCATCTACATATCTGGTTATCCAAAGAACCAAGAAACATTTGCAAGGGTTAGCGGTTATTGTGAACAAAATGATATCCATTCTCCAAATCTAACAGTCTATGAATCCGTCGTGTTTTCTGCTTGGCTGCGTCTTGGTAAAGAGATCAACAAAGAAACAAAGATG ATGTTTGTTGAGGAAGTTATGAAGCTTGTTGAGTTAAATCTGGTGAGGAATTTTCTAGTAGGCCTTCCTGCCATTAATGGTTTATCAACTGAACAAAGAAAGAGACTCACCATTGCTGTGGAATTGGTTGCAAATCCTTCTATCATATTTATGGATGAGCCAACTTCTGGACTTGATGCTAGAGCTGCAGCAGTCGTTATGCGTACCGTCAGAAATACAGTGGATACTGGTAGAACTGTAGTCTGCACCATTCATCAACCAAGCATTGACATATTTGAAGCTTTTGATGAG CTTCTTTTGATGAAGAGAGGAGGACAAATCATATACGGTGGTCCCCTTGGTCTACATTCTCAAAAACTTATAGAATACTTTGAG GCTATTCCAGGAGTACCGAAAATCAGAGACGGATATAACCCCGCGACATGGATGTTAGAGATCAGTTCCCCTGCAGTTGAGTCTCAGCTTGGTGTAGACTTTGCAGAATTGTACAATAAGTCAGAATTATATCA GAGGAATCAAGAGCTTATTGAAGAGCTAAGCACACCATTACCGGGAACAAAGGACCTTTATTTCCCTACTAGATACTCTCAGTCCTTCATAACTCAGTGCAAAGCTTGCTTTTGGAAACAGCAAATGTCATACTGGAGGAATCCAACTTATAATGTCATCCGGTTCTTCATGACAATAGCTGTAGGGATAATTTTTGGATTCATTTTTTGGAAAAAAGGAGATAAAAC TGAAACAGAGCAGGACCTTATAAATCTAGTGGGAGCTATGTATACTACAATTTTCTTTCTTGGATCCACCAACACAAATGCTGTCCAACCTGTTGTTGCAATAGAAAGAACTGTGTTCTACCGAGAAAGAGCGGCTGGAATGTACTCAGCTCTCCCTTATGCAATTGCTCAG GTAGCAATAGAATGTATATATGTTGCAATCCAGACAATGATCTACACTCTTATCATTCACTCAATGATGGGGTTCCTGTGGCATGCTGACAAGTTCTTCTGGTTATACTATTTCATATTCATTTCTTTTGTCTACTTCACACTTTATGGAATGATGACTGTGGCTCTCACACCAAACCACCAAATCGCTGCGATTGTCATGTCCTTCTTCCTGATGTTCTGGAACATGTTCGCAGGTTTCCTTATCCGAAAATCG CAAATTCCAATATGGTGGAGGTGGTTCTACTGGGCTAGCCCACCAGCTTGGACCATATATGGTCTACTAACCTCACAGATAGGTGACAAAGATTCTCCAGTTGCAGTTCCTGGATCTGGCACATTATCAGTGAGACACTACCTTGAGAAACAAATGGGTTATCACTACAACTTTCTTGGAGAAGTTGCTGTGGCTCATGTTGCTTTTGTTTTAATAtttctctttgtatttgcataTAGCATCAGGTACCTCAATTTCCAGACAAGATAA